From Caldanaerobius fijiensis DSM 17918:
TACAGAGGAAGAATTTCGGTTCTCGGGATGATTTTTGGCGTGATTGGAGGTATAATAATCACGAGAATTTTTAGATAAAGAGGGTTGAACAGATGACAAAAATTTTTCGCGTGAGTAAAGAACAACCTGAAGTGGATGTATTAAGGGAAGCTGCAAAATATATATTAAATGGCGGTATTGTAGCTTTTCCTACAGAAACTGTGTATGGATTGGGAGCTAATGCATTAAATCCCTTGGCAGTGAGGAAGATTTTTGAGGCTAAAGGAAGGCCACAGGATAATCCGCTAATCGTACATATTTCAGATATTGAAGATGTTTATAAATATGCGCAAAAAGTACCTGACAATGCCAGGACATTGATGGATAAATTTTGGCCCGGTCCTATGACTCTGGTGTTTAAAAAAAAGAATATAATACCTGATGTAATAACTGCGGGTTTGGATTCTGTAGGTATTAGGATACCAAGCCATCCGGTGGCGAGGGCTTTTATAAAGGAGTGCGGCGTGCCAATAGCGGCTCCCAGTGCAAATATTTCAGGGAAGCCCAGTCCAACCAAGGCAGAGCACGTCCTTGAAGATTTAAATGGTAAAATAGATGCCATAATAGATGGTGGGAGCTGTGATGTGGGGGTTGAGTCCACAGTCATCGACGTGACGCAGTCTGTTCCCATGATATTGAGACCAGGAGGTATAACATCTGAACAGATAAGGGATGCCATTGGCGAAGTGGCTATTGATCCGACAATAAAGGGAGAGGTTATGAAGGAGGATTTTAGGCCAAGGGCTCCTGGTATGAAATATAAGCACTATTCTCCTGAAGCGGAAGTTTACATCGTTAAAGGCCGGATAGATGAGGTAGTCAAAAAAATCAATGCTTTAGCAGAAAAAGACTTGTCAGAGGGTAAAAAAGTGGGTATAATGGCTACAGCGCAGACACATAAAATGTATAAATATGGTAAGATAGTGGTGGTTGGTGATCGCGAAGATGCATTGGGTATCGCTCGCAATCTTTTTGATGTCCTCAGGGAATTTGATAATGCAGGGGTGGACATAATATACGCCGAGGCTATTGATGAAGAAGGTTTGGGTTTGGCCATAATGAATCGCCTGGTAAAGGCGGCTGGTTATAAGATTTTGAATTTATGAGGAGGTCATTATGAAGACAGTGTTATTTGTCTGTACGGGAAATACTTGCAGGAGTAGCATGGCCGAATATATATTTCGCGATATGTTAAACAAAAGGGGGGATGTCAAAGGGATCAAGGTATTGTCAGCAGGTATAAGCGCTTTTCCAGGTGCTATGGCTTCACCTGAAGCTATTGAGGTAATGAAAGAGCTGGGTATAGATATGTCACCCCATAGATCCCGGGCTTTGACAAGGGAAATGATAGAAAAATCAGATCTTATACTGACCATGACGAGCGAACACAAAAGACAGATCTTGAGTATCGTTCCGCAAGCTGAGAATAAGGTGTTTACCTTAAAAGAGTTTGCTCAGATGGAGGAAAAAGATATACTTGACCCATTTGGTAAGACCATAGATGTATACCGCAATAGTGCTCAGGAGATAAAAGAAGCTCTTGAGAAGTCCATTGATAAAATCTTGGCTATAAGTGAGGAGGAGAAAGGATGATAGCATTAGGTGCCGACCACGGTGGTTATGAACTGAAAGAAGAGATAAAAAAGTATTTAATGCAAAAAGGTTATGAGGTAAAAGATTTTGGTACTTTCTCAGAAGAGCCAGTGGATTATCCCGATATGGCTGAGAAGGTGGGTGAGGCTATTATATCAGGGCAATGTGATAGAGGTATACTTTGCTGTGGGACGGGCATTGGTATTTCAATAGCAGCCAATAAAATACATGGCATAAGGGCTGCTAATTGCAGTGATAGTTATTCTGCCAGGATGGCCAAAGAACATAACAATGCAAATGTTTTGTGCCTTGGAGGAAGGGTTGTAGGTAAAGGGCTTGCTATAATGATCGTAGAAGAATGGCTTAATGCCAGATTCCAAGGAGAGAGGCATCAAAGGAGAATAGACAAGATAGCGCAACTTGAGAAAAAATATTGAGGAGGATCTTTATGTACGATTACTGCAAGAATGTTCACGTTGTCGATCATCCTATGATTCAACACAAGCTTTCTATAATCAGGGATAAAAATACAGGAACAAAAGATTTTAAAGACCTGGTAGAAGAAATATCTATGTTTATGGCATATGAGGTGACCAGGGATTTGCCACTAGAAGAGATTGAGATCGAGACGCCGATTTGCAAAACTAAGGCAAAAATGCTTTCGGGTAAGAAGCTCGGTGTTATCCCAATCTTGAGGGCAGGGCTTGGCATGGTAAATGGTATTTTAAAGCTGGTG
This genomic window contains:
- a CDS encoding L-threonylcarbamoyladenylate synthase, producing the protein MTKIFRVSKEQPEVDVLREAAKYILNGGIVAFPTETVYGLGANALNPLAVRKIFEAKGRPQDNPLIVHISDIEDVYKYAQKVPDNARTLMDKFWPGPMTLVFKKKNIIPDVITAGLDSVGIRIPSHPVARAFIKECGVPIAAPSANISGKPSPTKAEHVLEDLNGKIDAIIDGGSCDVGVESTVIDVTQSVPMILRPGGITSEQIRDAIGEVAIDPTIKGEVMKEDFRPRAPGMKYKHYSPEAEVYIVKGRIDEVVKKINALAEKDLSEGKKVGIMATAQTHKMYKYGKIVVVGDREDALGIARNLFDVLREFDNAGVDIIYAEAIDEEGLGLAIMNRLVKAAGYKILNL
- the rpiB gene encoding ribose 5-phosphate isomerase B, whose protein sequence is MIALGADHGGYELKEEIKKYLMQKGYEVKDFGTFSEEPVDYPDMAEKVGEAIISGQCDRGILCCGTGIGISIAANKIHGIRAANCSDSYSARMAKEHNNANVLCLGGRVVGKGLAIMIVEEWLNARFQGERHQRRIDKIAQLEKKY
- a CDS encoding low molecular weight protein arginine phosphatase, which codes for MKTVLFVCTGNTCRSSMAEYIFRDMLNKRGDVKGIKVLSAGISAFPGAMASPEAIEVMKELGIDMSPHRSRALTREMIEKSDLILTMTSEHKRQILSIVPQAENKVFTLKEFAQMEEKDILDPFGKTIDVYRNSAQEIKEALEKSIDKILAISEEEKG